One genomic region from Nocardia vinacea encodes:
- a CDS encoding DUF7059 domain-containing protein translates to MPTNQTTTGSLLTALCPDLRAALTRVGYDADTLLEVLGADAHAALGRSEPVPVRRAARRAGALGTLIRLLLLGDALPEREVAAALAPVEIDRAVAAGLLARDGDDVRAALDLRPLDAGEGTRWILSDLDDSMFRRTLTEDHVLGVGHASLSLLRATPTRRVGSVLDLGTGCGVQAVHAAAYANRVTATDVNPRALWLAEATAALNGLDIELLAGSWFEPVAGRRFDQVVANPPFVVGPARIEHTYRDSGLALDGASELVISQAPALLAPGGTAAMLAAWVHVDGEDWRQRVSSWLPAHGVDAWVVQRDVADPALYVGTWLRDAGLDPRDPAAQERAEQWLDAFTAAGVEGIGFDFVYLHAIDGPTELLAEDLTHGFDDPLGAEATAYFARAAWLRRAAAEENLAWSTRFVVDPATALERVYLHSELGWEQQVARLHRGDGPRWQHEVDESTIALVAGMRAEGLPLQELIELLALADGSGEVTEEFAADALSVVAGLVRHGLVRPV, encoded by the coding sequence GTGCCTACCAATCAGACGACCACCGGATCGCTGCTCACCGCGCTGTGCCCCGATCTGCGGGCCGCGCTGACCCGCGTCGGCTACGACGCCGACACGCTGCTGGAAGTGCTCGGCGCCGACGCGCACGCCGCACTGGGCCGGTCCGAACCGGTACCGGTGCGTCGCGCCGCTCGCCGAGCGGGCGCACTCGGAACCCTGATCCGCCTGTTGCTGCTCGGTGACGCACTGCCCGAACGCGAGGTCGCGGCCGCACTGGCACCGGTGGAGATCGACCGCGCGGTAGCCGCCGGCCTGCTCGCCCGCGACGGCGACGATGTGCGCGCGGCCCTGGACCTGCGTCCGCTCGACGCGGGCGAGGGCACCCGCTGGATCCTGTCCGACCTCGACGATTCGATGTTCCGGCGCACCCTGACCGAGGATCACGTGCTCGGCGTCGGCCATGCCTCCCTGTCGCTGTTGCGCGCCACCCCCACCCGCCGCGTTGGTTCGGTCCTGGACCTGGGCACCGGCTGTGGTGTCCAGGCCGTCCACGCCGCCGCGTACGCGAATCGGGTGACCGCGACCGACGTGAACCCGCGCGCCCTGTGGCTGGCCGAGGCGACGGCCGCACTCAACGGACTCGATATCGAACTTCTGGCCGGTTCCTGGTTCGAGCCGGTGGCCGGTCGCCGCTTCGACCAGGTGGTGGCCAATCCGCCGTTCGTCGTCGGCCCCGCCCGCATCGAACACACCTACCGCGACTCCGGCCTCGCCCTCGACGGCGCAAGCGAATTGGTGATCTCGCAAGCACCCGCCCTGCTCGCCCCCGGTGGCACCGCCGCGATGCTGGCGGCGTGGGTGCATGTGGACGGCGAGGACTGGCGCCAACGCGTCTCGTCCTGGCTGCCCGCGCACGGCGTCGATGCCTGGGTAGTCCAACGCGATGTCGCCGATCCGGCCCTCTATGTCGGAACATGGCTGCGTGACGCGGGTTTGGATCCGCGCGACCCGGCCGCACAGGAGCGCGCCGAACAGTGGCTCGACGCCTTCACCGCCGCCGGTGTCGAGGGCATCGGCTTCGACTTCGTCTACCTGCACGCCATCGACGGTCCGACCGAACTGCTCGCCGAGGACCTGACGCACGGCTTCGACGATCCGCTCGGCGCCGAGGCCACCGCGTATTTCGCGCGCGCGGCCTGGTTGCGCCGCGCCGCCGCCGAGGAAAATCTCGCCTGGTCAACACGTTTCGTGGTCGATCCGGCAACCGCGCTGGAGCGGGTCTATCTGCACAGCGAATTAGGTTGGGAGCAGCAGGTCGCGCGGCTACACCGCGGCGACGGTCCGCGCTGGCAGCACGAGGTGGATGAGTCCACCATCGCACTCGTCGCGGGAATGCGCGCCGAGGGTTTGCCGTTACAAGAGCTGATAGAACTGCTCGCGCTCGCCGACGGATCGGGCGAAGTGACCGAGGAGTTCGCAGCCGACGCATTATCCGTGGTGGCCGGATTGGTTCGCCACGGTTTGGTGCGGCCTGTGTAA
- a CDS encoding sigma-70 family RNA polymerase sigma factor has product MTSPATTRVRTSDSDLDAQSPAADLVRVYLNGIGRTALLTAADEVELARRIEAGLYAQHLLETGKRLSATRKRDLAAIVREGQAARSHLLEANLRLVVSLAKRYTGRGMPLLDLIQEGNLGLIRAMEKFDYAKGFKFSTYATWWIRQAITRGMADQSRTIRLPVHLVEQVNKLARIKRELHQQLGREATDAELANESGIPVDKISDLLDHSRDPVSLDMPVGNDEEAPLGDFIEDSEATSAESAVIAGLLHHDVRSVLATLDEREQQVIRLRFGLDDGQPRTLDQIGKLFGLSRERVRQIEREVMSKLRKGERADRLRAYAS; this is encoded by the coding sequence ATGACAAGCCCCGCCACCACTCGTGTGCGCACCAGCGATTCGGACCTCGACGCCCAGAGCCCTGCCGCCGACCTGGTACGTGTGTACCTGAACGGGATCGGCCGTACCGCACTGCTCACGGCAGCCGACGAGGTCGAGCTGGCCAGGCGTATCGAGGCGGGCCTCTATGCGCAGCATCTGCTGGAGACCGGCAAACGACTGTCGGCCACCCGCAAACGCGATTTGGCCGCCATCGTTCGCGAAGGCCAGGCCGCGCGCTCGCATCTGCTCGAAGCCAACCTCCGGCTCGTGGTCTCCCTCGCCAAGCGCTACACCGGCCGCGGTATGCCGCTGCTGGACCTGATCCAGGAGGGCAACCTCGGCCTGATCAGGGCAATGGAGAAGTTCGACTACGCCAAGGGATTCAAGTTCTCCACCTATGCCACGTGGTGGATTCGTCAGGCCATCACCCGCGGTATGGCCGATCAGAGCCGCACTATCCGCCTCCCCGTGCATCTGGTCGAGCAGGTCAACAAGCTGGCCAGGATCAAGCGGGAACTGCATCAGCAGCTCGGTCGCGAGGCCACCGATGCCGAACTCGCCAACGAGTCCGGCATTCCGGTCGACAAGATCTCTGATCTGCTCGACCACAGCCGCGACCCGGTAAGCCTGGATATGCCGGTCGGCAATGACGAAGAGGCCCCGCTGGGCGACTTCATCGAGGACTCCGAGGCCACCTCGGCCGAATCCGCCGTGATCGCCGGGCTCCTGCACCACGATGTGCGCAGCGTGCTCGCCACCCTGGACGAGCGCGAACAGCAGGTCATCCGGTTGCGCTTCGGCCTGGACGACGGCCAGCCGCGCACCCTCGATCAGATCGGCAAGCTCTTCGGGCTCTCCCGCGAGCGTGTTCGTCAGATCGAGCGTGAGGTCATGTCGAAGCTGCGCAAGGGAGAGCGGGCCGACCGCCTGCGCGCCTACGCCAGCTGA
- a CDS encoding substrate-binding domain-containing protein, with product MGLAVKHLVELGHRRILHLAGPQTNSTGVERLRAFRTAAREHEALRATCSTPPLTGAPATVLVLMPPGTAAIPTHRAPPTEPVRALPGRRFASADARPRADECSRSPPR from the coding sequence ATCGGGCTCGCCGTCAAGCATCTCGTCGAGCTGGGCCACCGCCGGATCCTGCACCTCGCAGGCCCGCAGACCAACTCCACCGGTGTCGAGCGTCTGCGCGCCTTCCGCACCGCCGCTCGCGAACACGAGGCTCTTCGAGCCACCTGCTCAACCCCGCCGCTGACCGGTGCGCCCGCGACGGTGCTGGTGCTGATGCCCCCGGGGACCGCCGCGATCCCTACGCACCGCGCACCACCGACCGAACCGGTCCGTGCGCTACCCGGTCGGCGATTCGCATCAGCCGACGCGAGACCGCGCGCCGATGAGTGCAGCCGGTCACCGCCGCGCTGA